The following nucleotide sequence is from Fibrobacter succinogenes.
TGTTGAATTTTATTTCGGTAATGCCGGATTCTGTGCTTTATGGCTTTTGGTAACTGCGATCCTCGCGCTTATCGCCGAACGCAATTTTGTGCTCTTCTTGCCTGTATTTTTTGCCGTTGTTTTGAGATCCTTCGGTTCCGCGCATACGCCACTAAATTCTAAAATCTCTCAACCGTCTACTTCCTATTCTCATCTCTCATCTCTCGTCTTTCGTCTCTCGTCTCTCGTCTTAATAGCTTTCCTCCTTGGCCTTTGGGTAAAATCGCTGTTGGCCTACGATTCCATGGTCGCGTACCAGCGCGTGCCAGTTGCTGCTGCCGAATGGATGAAATCGCATCCGCATTCGGGTAGGCTCTTTAATGATGACCGCGCGGGGGGCTATTTGGCGTTTGTGAATCCGTCTGATTCGACGTATATCGATGGGCGCTTTATCCTTAAAACAGCGAAATTTTTCGAGAATTATTTGCGGTATGCGGAGTCTCCGCGAGTATTTCTCCATGATGCGGAATTGCAGAACATGGACCGCGTTGTGCTGCCGCTCCGCTATTATGCCCGCTGGGATAAATTGCTTGCCGCACTTGATTCTGTCGATAATTGGCACGTTGTGTACCGCGATACTCTTTTTGTCGTGATGGACCGCACAGAACGCTAAAACGTATGACTAAAATAATTTAAATTTTGTCATTAAAATTTTATTTTAATATAGATTTAACGGCCCTTTGGGCATAGGAGTTGGTATGAATTTTTTGGTAAAATTTGGCCTTGTTGGTTTTGTTGCGTTTGGTCTTGCTCAGGCTAAGGTGAACTTCCCGTTTCCGCAAAAAAACAATTACGGTGGAAATGGCGTGGTTCTTTCGAATTTGGACGAAGCTGCTTCTCAGTTGAAGTCCGCGTTCGCGTTTTACATGAAAGACAAGTATAAAGAAGACGCAACGTATGCTGCAATTGAAAAAGACAAGGGCAGCAACAATTTTGTTTCTGAAGGGACCGGATACGGCATGTTGATGATGGTCTATTTCAGCGACAATACAACGAGCTATCAGTCTCAGTTTGATAAATTGTGGGCATTCTACAAGGCTGGGGTCAATGAACACGGACTTATGAACTGGTCTTTTGGCGGCTTGAGGCCGTATGATAACAAGGCGAATGCTGCAACGGATGCGGAAATGGATGTGGCGGCGGCCTTGATCATGGCTGCATACCAGTTCGGCGATGACAAATATCTGGACGAAGCCCGCAAGCTTTTGAAAAATGTAAAGCAATACGAGTTCGAAGAGAACGGCATCCATAAGCCGGGTGATGCTTGGAACGACAAGAAAAATCCGTCCTATATCGCGCCCGCTTATTACAGGTTGTTTGCAGACGTGGATACGGAAAATGCCGAATTTTGGAAAACGACGGCGATGAAAGCGAACTATGCATTGCTGGAAGCGAACTCCGCGGAATATTCTACAGGTCTTTTTGACAACTGGTCCGATGCCAGCGGAAAGGGCTTGGATGGAAACTATGGTTACGATGCTGCGCGTACGCCTTGGCGCTTGGCTCAAGACTTTTATTGGTTCGGCGAAGAAAAAGCGAAAACGATGTTGGACAAGCTTGGTAAATGGGTGAGTGGCA
It contains:
- a CDS encoding glycosyl hydrolase family 8; translated protein: MNFLVKFGLVGFVAFGLAQAKVNFPFPQKNNYGGNGVVLSNLDEAASQLKSAFAFYMKDKYKEDATYAAIEKDKGSNNFVSEGTGYGMLMMVYFSDNTTSYQSQFDKLWAFYKAGVNEHGLMNWSFGGLRPYDNKANAATDAEMDVAAALIMAAYQFGDDKYLDEARKLLKNVKQYEFEENGIHKPGDAWNDKKNPSYIAPAYYRLFADVDTENAEFWKTTAMKANYALLEANSAEYSTGLFDNWSDASGKGLDGNYGYDAARTPWRLAQDFYWFGEEKAKTMLDKLGKWVSGNAAKNIRGNINRNGSVESWAAHNSTFVATLMTSLVTDASRQGKLDEFWSEAVSLGEEAYFEQSLKILCGLLVSGNMPNLAAATPSDPTSSSSASVSSSSVESSSSSTTSLNVVAAGAPKMTLSGRTLELSAKGDVRVDVISMTGSVVKSFDKNATGSVSISLNDIPSGLYVVRVKNAGISNLKKVKLD